A single Panulirus ornatus isolate Po-2019 chromosome 18, ASM3632096v1, whole genome shotgun sequence DNA region contains:
- the LOC139755102 gene encoding uncharacterized protein isoform X1, producing the protein MKMKVWMLVVESVLMALLWVACIGMDVGSVIAMLDGSIVYLVDALVFILLMVLIHIVINCWLVRVMFKKFSKLGTLLFLTLQIPSFLLFRGAWHGLRACCVQGQRHKIRRALKAKFTACLEVKSSSEKLPVEELEHREASCISSHNGDVPEYIPTLPFTGEAPEVNSDIERGAEMMVKMTTTKFVKDTNKIQMTPDDPVEIYSGEPSVYKYAIRCLQALFADQKRLSYHFVLDSTGTRILHVSCTDKRIGSLPDHIISENPRVICSDVHYILNLSRVNGYELYDITKRSSGEVTTFVQRDLTKMIWLSIWPLAVVKIYDLIRKFLRNIPTHSEVVCCSLVLGLLTWLVTQRALYQSITDRLLIAGLRLSFYVVRTILVCSVGIISNNGLFMLISYLSAKGAGALFFVVYIAFVKARRNVELFSGAFNRYTFYSMYDPAVQLGESLAYCAWAISLYCTNPDERAVLFFLLVTIIGQSIGLVWIWFVRPRLRQPLLDPNRVLDMIKQMEYARL; encoded by the exons atgaagatgaaggtgtggATGTTAGTGGTGGAGAGCGTGCTCATGGCTCTGCTGTGGGTCGCCTGCATCGGTATGGACGTGGGCTCAGTCATCGCCATGCTTGACGGATCTATTGTATATTTGGTCGACGCTCTCGTCTTCATCCTGTTGATGGTGCTCATTCACATTGTCATCAATTGTTGGCTTGTCAGAGT aatgttcaagaaattcTCTAAATTGGGAACTCTGCTGTTCTTGACACTACAGATACCATCCTTTTT GTTGTTTCGTGGAGCTTGGCATGGCTTGCGAGCATGCTGTGTGCAGGGTCAGCGGCACAAGATACGCAGGGCTCTCAAAGCCAAGTTTACAGCCTGTCTCGAGGTCAAGAGCTCCTCTGAAAAACTGCCAGTCGAAGAACTTGAGCATCGTGAGGCAAGCTGTATCTCATCCCATAATGGGGATGTTCCAGAATACATACCAACACTTCCTTTTACTGGTGAAGCCCCTGAAGTGAACTCTGACATTGAACGAGGAGCTGAAATGATGGTCAAAATGACAACAACTAAATTTGTGAAAGACACCAACAAGATTCAGATGACTCCAGACGATCCTGTTGAAATATATAGTGGAGAACCTAGTGTGTACAAGTATGCCATACGATGTTTGCAGGCTCTCTTTGCAGACCAGAAGAGGTTGTCATATCATTTTGTGTTAGATTCCACCGGCACAAGAATCCTTCATGTCTCCTGTACAGACAAACGCATTGGCAGCTTACCTGATCACATCATTAGTGAGAACCCTCGCGTCATCTGCAGTGATGTTCATTACATCCTGAACCTCTCGAGAGTTAATGGCTATGAGTTGTATGATATTACAAAAAGATCCTCTGGTGAGGTCACCACCTTCGTCCAGAGGGACCTGACCAAGATGATTTGGCTTTCTATCTGGCCTCTTGCAGTGGTCAAGATATACGACTTGATCAGGAAGTTTTTAAGAA ATATACCTACTCATTCGGAGGTAGTGTGTTGTAGCCTGGTGCTGGGCTTGCTGACCTGGTTAGTGACACAGCGAGCACTCTACCAATCCATCACCGACAGACTTCTCATAGCTGGCCTCAGGTTATCCTTTTATG TGGTAAGGACCATCCTGGTGTGTTCTGTTGGTATCATCTCCAACAATGGTCTCTTCATGCTCATCAGTTACCTCTCTGCCAAGGGTGCAGGGGCACTGTTCTTTGTCGTCTACATTGCATTTGTGAAAGCCAGAAGAAATGTGGAGCTCTTTAGTGGGGCATTCAACAGGTACACCTTCTATTCCATGTATGACCCTGCAGTACAGTTGGGGGAAAGCCTTGCATACTGTGCTTGGGCTATATCATTATACTGCACCAATCCAGATGAACGAGCAGTTTTATTTTTCTTGCTAGTAACGATCATTGGTCAGAGCATTGGCCTGGTGTGGATTTGGTTTGTCCGACCTCGGTTGAGACAACCACTGCTTGACCCTAATCGGGTGCTTGACATGATAAAGCAAATGGAGTATGCCAGGTTGTAG
- the LOC139755102 gene encoding uncharacterized protein isoform X2 encodes MKMKVWMLVVESVLMALLWVACIGMDVGSVIAMLDGSIVYLVDALVFILLMVLIHIVINCWLVRVMFKKFSKLGTLLFLTLQIPSFLLFRGAWHGLRACCVQGQRHKIRRALKAKFTACLEVKSSSEKLPVEELEHREASCISSHNGDVPEYIPTLPFTGEAPEVNSDIERGAEMMVKMTTTKFVKDTNKIQMTPDDPVEIYSGEPSVYKYAIRCLQALFADQKRLSYHFVLDSTGTRILHVSCTDKRIGSLPDHIISENPRVICSDVHYILNLSRVNGYELYDITKRSSGEVTTFVQRDLTKMIWLSIWPLAVVKIYDLIRKFLRNIPTHSEVVCCSLVLGLLTWLVTQRALYQSITDRLLIAGLRLSFYVVRTILVCSVGIISNNGLFMLISYLSAKGAGALFFVVYIAFVKARRNVELFSGAFNSPKDLDLQYDLQYISGCCFPEFSFGNQPCKG; translated from the exons atgaagatgaaggtgtggATGTTAGTGGTGGAGAGCGTGCTCATGGCTCTGCTGTGGGTCGCCTGCATCGGTATGGACGTGGGCTCAGTCATCGCCATGCTTGACGGATCTATTGTATATTTGGTCGACGCTCTCGTCTTCATCCTGTTGATGGTGCTCATTCACATTGTCATCAATTGTTGGCTTGTCAGAGT aatgttcaagaaattcTCTAAATTGGGAACTCTGCTGTTCTTGACACTACAGATACCATCCTTTTT GTTGTTTCGTGGAGCTTGGCATGGCTTGCGAGCATGCTGTGTGCAGGGTCAGCGGCACAAGATACGCAGGGCTCTCAAAGCCAAGTTTACAGCCTGTCTCGAGGTCAAGAGCTCCTCTGAAAAACTGCCAGTCGAAGAACTTGAGCATCGTGAGGCAAGCTGTATCTCATCCCATAATGGGGATGTTCCAGAATACATACCAACACTTCCTTTTACTGGTGAAGCCCCTGAAGTGAACTCTGACATTGAACGAGGAGCTGAAATGATGGTCAAAATGACAACAACTAAATTTGTGAAAGACACCAACAAGATTCAGATGACTCCAGACGATCCTGTTGAAATATATAGTGGAGAACCTAGTGTGTACAAGTATGCCATACGATGTTTGCAGGCTCTCTTTGCAGACCAGAAGAGGTTGTCATATCATTTTGTGTTAGATTCCACCGGCACAAGAATCCTTCATGTCTCCTGTACAGACAAACGCATTGGCAGCTTACCTGATCACATCATTAGTGAGAACCCTCGCGTCATCTGCAGTGATGTTCATTACATCCTGAACCTCTCGAGAGTTAATGGCTATGAGTTGTATGATATTACAAAAAGATCCTCTGGTGAGGTCACCACCTTCGTCCAGAGGGACCTGACCAAGATGATTTGGCTTTCTATCTGGCCTCTTGCAGTGGTCAAGATATACGACTTGATCAGGAAGTTTTTAAGAA ATATACCTACTCATTCGGAGGTAGTGTGTTGTAGCCTGGTGCTGGGCTTGCTGACCTGGTTAGTGACACAGCGAGCACTCTACCAATCCATCACCGACAGACTTCTCATAGCTGGCCTCAGGTTATCCTTTTATG TGGTAAGGACCATCCTGGTGTGTTCTGTTGGTATCATCTCCAACAATGGTCTCTTCATGCTCATCAGTTACCTCTCTGCCAAGGGTGCAGGGGCACTGTTCTTTGTCGTCTACATTGCATTTGTGAAAGCCAGAAGAAATGTGGAGCTCTTTAGTGGGGCATTCAACAG TCCCAAAGACCTGGACCTGCAGTATGACCTGCAGTACATatctggctgttgcttcccagAATTTTCCTTTGGAAACCAGCCATGTAAGGgttga